In Meriones unguiculatus strain TT.TT164.6M chromosome 17, Bangor_MerUng_6.1, whole genome shotgun sequence, a single window of DNA contains:
- the Kcnj15 gene encoding ATP-sensitive inward rectifier potassium channel 15 isoform X1 encodes MVARWVKGGEDVPLALRKIPDLQSGLRSLTMDAMDTMVHIGMPGAPLVKHGSGGGLKAHRPRVMSKSGHSNVRIDKVDGIYLLYLQDLWTTVIDMKWRYKLTLFAATFVMTWFLFGVVYYAIAFIHGDLEPAEPSSNHTPCIMRVDSLTGAFLFSLESQTTIGYGVRSITEECPHAIFLLVAQLVITTLIEIFITGTFLAKIARPKKRAETIKFSHCAVISKQNGKLCLVIQVANMRKSLLIQCQLSGKLLQTHVTKEGERILLNQATVRFHVDSSSESPFLILPMTFYHVLDETSPLRDLTPQNLKEKEFELVVLLNATVESTSAVCQSRTSYVPEEIYWGFEFVPVVSLSKNGKYVADFSQFEQIRKSPDCTFYCADSEKQKLEEQYRQEDQRERELRSLLLQQSNV; translated from the coding sequence GTGGTCTGAGGAGCCTGACCATGGATGCCATGGATACCATGGTTCACATTGGCATGCCCGGCGCACCGCTGGTGAAGCACGGCAGTGGGGGTGGCCTCAAGGCCCACCGCCCTCGGGTCATGTCTAAGAGCGGACACAGCAACGTGAGGATTGACAAAGTGGACGGCATCTACCTGCTGTACCTGCAGGACCTGTGGACCACAGTCATAGACATGAAGTGGCGCTACAAGCTCACCCTGTTTGCCGCCACCTTTGTGATGACCTGGTTTCTCTTCGGTGTGGTCTACTACGCCATAGCCTTTATCCACGGCGACCTGGAGCCCGCGGAGCCTAGTTCTAACCACACGCCCTGCATCATGAGAGTGGACTCTCTGACCGgggccttcctcttctccctggaATCCCAGACCACCATTGGCTACGGAGTCCGTTCCATCACGGAGGAGTGTCCTCATGCCATCTTCCTCTTGGTTGCCCAGCTGGTCATCACCACGTTGATTGAGATTTTCATCACTGGGACCTTCCTGGCCAAAATTGCAAGACCCAAAAAGCGAGCCGAGACCATCAAGTTCAGCCACTGTGCAGTCATCAGCAAGCAGAATGGGAAGCTGTGCCTGGTCATCCAGGTGGCCAACATGAGGAAGAGCCTCTTGATCCAGTGCCAGCTCTCGGGGAAACTCCTCCAGACGCATGTCACCAAAGAGGGAGAGCGCATCCTCCTCAACCAAGCCACAGTCAGGTTCCACGTGGACTCATCCTCTGAGAGCCCCTTCCTCATCCTGCCCATGACCTTCTATCACGTGCTGGACGAGACAAGCCCGCTGCGGGACCTCACGCCTCAGAACCTGAAGGAGAAGGAGTTTGAGCTGGTGGTGCTCCTCAACGCCACTGTGGAGTCCACCAGCGCCGTGTGCCAGAGCCGCACATCCTACGTCCCCGAAGAGATTTACTGGGGCTTTGAGTTTGTGCCCGTGGTCTCTCTCTCCAAGAACGGGAAGTACGTGGCCGACTTCAGCCAGTTCGAGCAGATCCGCAAGAGCCCGGACTGCACCTTCTACTGCGCCGATTCGGAGAAGCAGAAGCTGGAAGAGCAGTACCGGCAGGAGGACCAGAGGGAGCGGGAGCTGAGGAGCCTCCTGCTGCAGCAGAGCAACGTGTGA
- the Kcnj15 gene encoding ATP-sensitive inward rectifier potassium channel 15 isoform X2 codes for MDAMDTMVHIGMPGAPLVKHGSGGGLKAHRPRVMSKSGHSNVRIDKVDGIYLLYLQDLWTTVIDMKWRYKLTLFAATFVMTWFLFGVVYYAIAFIHGDLEPAEPSSNHTPCIMRVDSLTGAFLFSLESQTTIGYGVRSITEECPHAIFLLVAQLVITTLIEIFITGTFLAKIARPKKRAETIKFSHCAVISKQNGKLCLVIQVANMRKSLLIQCQLSGKLLQTHVTKEGERILLNQATVRFHVDSSSESPFLILPMTFYHVLDETSPLRDLTPQNLKEKEFELVVLLNATVESTSAVCQSRTSYVPEEIYWGFEFVPVVSLSKNGKYVADFSQFEQIRKSPDCTFYCADSEKQKLEEQYRQEDQRERELRSLLLQQSNV; via the coding sequence ATGGATGCCATGGATACCATGGTTCACATTGGCATGCCCGGCGCACCGCTGGTGAAGCACGGCAGTGGGGGTGGCCTCAAGGCCCACCGCCCTCGGGTCATGTCTAAGAGCGGACACAGCAACGTGAGGATTGACAAAGTGGACGGCATCTACCTGCTGTACCTGCAGGACCTGTGGACCACAGTCATAGACATGAAGTGGCGCTACAAGCTCACCCTGTTTGCCGCCACCTTTGTGATGACCTGGTTTCTCTTCGGTGTGGTCTACTACGCCATAGCCTTTATCCACGGCGACCTGGAGCCCGCGGAGCCTAGTTCTAACCACACGCCCTGCATCATGAGAGTGGACTCTCTGACCGgggccttcctcttctccctggaATCCCAGACCACCATTGGCTACGGAGTCCGTTCCATCACGGAGGAGTGTCCTCATGCCATCTTCCTCTTGGTTGCCCAGCTGGTCATCACCACGTTGATTGAGATTTTCATCACTGGGACCTTCCTGGCCAAAATTGCAAGACCCAAAAAGCGAGCCGAGACCATCAAGTTCAGCCACTGTGCAGTCATCAGCAAGCAGAATGGGAAGCTGTGCCTGGTCATCCAGGTGGCCAACATGAGGAAGAGCCTCTTGATCCAGTGCCAGCTCTCGGGGAAACTCCTCCAGACGCATGTCACCAAAGAGGGAGAGCGCATCCTCCTCAACCAAGCCACAGTCAGGTTCCACGTGGACTCATCCTCTGAGAGCCCCTTCCTCATCCTGCCCATGACCTTCTATCACGTGCTGGACGAGACAAGCCCGCTGCGGGACCTCACGCCTCAGAACCTGAAGGAGAAGGAGTTTGAGCTGGTGGTGCTCCTCAACGCCACTGTGGAGTCCACCAGCGCCGTGTGCCAGAGCCGCACATCCTACGTCCCCGAAGAGATTTACTGGGGCTTTGAGTTTGTGCCCGTGGTCTCTCTCTCCAAGAACGGGAAGTACGTGGCCGACTTCAGCCAGTTCGAGCAGATCCGCAAGAGCCCGGACTGCACCTTCTACTGCGCCGATTCGGAGAAGCAGAAGCTGGAAGAGCAGTACCGGCAGGAGGACCAGAGGGAGCGGGAGCTGAGGAGCCTCCTGCTGCAGCAGAGCAACGTGTGA